Genomic window (ANME-2 cluster archaeon):
CTGAAAGGATAGTAACATTTTGCAAAAGATCATCATTACTGATGCTTATATTTCCAGCTTTTTCCGATTCCTCCTCAGTGCATTTTTCGGTATCTTGCCCACCATTTTCGGGATGAATAGACTCATCTGATATTGATACTTCTTCTTTGATTTCTTCATTGCCTGTAACCGTATCCTGAATTACTCTTGTTGTTTCTTCAGGAAATATTGTCTCTTCCATTTTTTCATCAGAAGACGGCTCTTGCACATCATCATTTGTATCAATATGATTGTTTTTATTATCCATACTTCAAACTCCTTGTTCTTCAATACCTTTTGATGCAAAAGGATGTTTTGTAAAATTTGTATCTTGCCAATTACGATCCATTATCGAATCTGCTTTTCTAAAAAGCCACTCCATTGGCTCCATAACACCTTCTGGTTTGTAAACACCTTTACCTCTTGAATGACCTATCGCACTGCATACAAAAAATCGGCTGTTTTTAAATTTTATAGTGATATTGTTTAAAAAACTTCCCATTCCATATTCTTCAAGGAACTTACGGCAAAGGTAGTCTTGAACATCCATCTCATTATTATATTTATCAGGATCAGTTTTCATAAGAGCGTTTACTGAACCTTCACCTAATTCATTAAATAGTCCTGCAGAATCCGCTTTGTTAATTACAATAGCCAAAGGTACGGAATACATCTTTTTGTCACTAAGACCTGTTACTTCTCTTAACTTGATCAAGAAAGAATTAACTATTCCGTTAATATCAGCAATACCAATGCCTGCAATATCCTCTGGCGATAAATCACTTTCATATTTATTTCTAACACTTGGAATAGAAAATGGGTCGATTATCAGAGCAATACCATGACAATATTCGTATTGTTTTTGAATTTCATTTTCGTTGTTGTCAGTGAACACTTCACCGGCAATATCATAAACATGAATCAATCTTTCAGGTTTAAATTCATCACCCTTTACGAAAAAACTAAAGGATATAGAACTTGCCTTATTAGTATCTGTCACCCTACTGGTTGCTCTTACATCACCAGTTTGATAATCCACTTCTATTTGTTTGTATATATTAGATTTATCATCATTGTAACGCTCGTATTCCCATTTTTTTGCAGGTATTACTTTTTCTATAAAATCTTTTGAAAATGCATTTATGAAAGCTGTTTTACCAACTGAACGCCCTCCCACTACTGGTATACAAATAGGTACAGTCTCTCTATCGGTCAATTTTGTTTCTCTACCTTCATTCCAGCAATTATGGCAAATTGCTTTGAGGTCACGTCTAAATCTCGGATCTCCTTTATCAGTTATGCCGACGTCTTTGAAGAATGTGGTGGGAAGCATTTCTCCACAATTGCATGTCCTTTTTAGAATTCCATATACACTAGGCGTTAAGTTTGTATGTTTTTCTTTACAAGTTGGGCAAATATAAGTTGGTATCAATGATTTTTCTTTACACTCATGACAAGCTGTAAAGATTTTCTTTCGTAAAAGATAGGCTCGGTCAGTTGTCCAAGCAATAGTAAATCCTATGTAGACAATCGCCATAAAAGCCAATAATACGGCTATGTTAATAGTGGATAAAACCAGTGTGATAGCAGAGCCGACGATTAAAACCCCAATTATTGCTAATAAATTGAGAATCAATTTAAAGATAAATGTTTTAGTGTCATCTACACTTTTTGAAATTTTGATATTATTCATATATTCTTTTATAGATACAAAGTTTCTCTGCCAAGCTCCTTTTACCGTATTTTCAAGATCTTTGTAACCTTTATCAAAATAATAACTCTTTTTGGCGGGTTGTGGATCAGTAGCCAATTTTATTACTCCTTAATTACTATCGATCATATTTACTTTGAATGATTTGCCATAGTTGGCAATGGCAGTTCCACCTCCCCAAAGGGCACCACCCGCTGCAACAATTGCTGCTACTGCTGATATAATCAATACTGTTATATATATAATTGCAATAACAATCGCAATAACTATAACAGCACCTATAACTACACCTATTAACTCTTCTCCACCCATTTTAATCGCTCCTTATTGCCCCTATCTGAATAATCCATTTGATTCTTCATATCCATGCTACAACTGTTATGCCACCATATGAATCTTTTATTGATAAATATGATCGATATTTTAGCATATAGAGTTTTCTATTTATTTGGCTTTGGGACAAAAATGCCAACGCATAGCGGTAAGTTTTTGCGATAAATCTGTCAAAAAAAGCGGCAGCATAATAATTCCCCTAATAATTTTGTCCCAGGGCCTATTTATTTGGCCTTGGGACAAAATTATCAAATCAGCAACTCCATTGCTTTACAATCGTCCTCTTTTAGCTCAACTACACGACTGAAGAATGTTGCACATAATGTTGGGAGAATTGGATATCTTGAGATTATGGATGGCATTCTACCTCATTGGTCACATAAGGCAGGATAAGTGAGTTTTGTCCCAAGGCCGTTTTACGCCAAAGTTAAATATGTTACAACACAACATTGACCCATGAGACTGGACAGTGACATCCAAAAAGAAGAAATTATAGGAAAAGTAGTATCAGGCCAGCTCAAACTTCATGCCATTGACAAGCTGGTCGGTCCTGTGGAAGGAGTAGCAGTACGGAGGGAGGCCATTACCAGGATGACGGGTACCGATGCCAAAAGTCTGGGCAGCTTTTCCATTGACGCTGCTGAGGTTGTGGGGCGGAATATCGAAAATATGATAGGGGCGATCCAGCTACCCCTGGGTATTGCCGGTCCTGTTACCATCCGGGGTGAATACGCGACAGGTAATTTCTATCTCCCCCTGGCTACCTCCGAAGGTGCGCTGGTGGCAAGCACCAACCGGGGCTGCACGGTGATCTCGGCGTGCGGTGGTGCCACAGTAAGAATATTCAAGGACGGTATGACCCGTGCGCCTGTTTTTTCTGCCAGGAACGTTGTACATGCCAGGGAATTCGTGGACTGGTTAGCTGGCCACTTTGAGACCATGAAGGCAAAGGCCGCCCAAACCACCCGGTTCGGGGAATTAATGGATGCAACGCCGTTTGTGGTGGGAACCGATGTTCACCTCAGGCTCAGGTTCGATACCAAGGATGCCATGGGTATGAACATGGCAACCATTGCATCAGAAGCAGTTTCGAATTACATAACAGAACAGTTCGGTATTGGACTGGTATCCCTCTCCGGGAACATGTGCACTGACAAGAAACCATCGGCCATCAATACTATACTGGGCAGGGGTAAGACCGTTGTTGCCGAAGTGGTCATTCCTGAAGACGTGGTGGATGCTAAACTCAAGACCACGGGCCGGTCCATGGCAGAGGTCAATTACAAAAAGAATTTGCTGGGTTCTGCCCGCGCCGGAAGTATGGGGTACAATGCCCATGCTGCCAATATAGTGGCTGCCCTTTATCTGGCATGCGGGCAGGACGCGGCCCATGTAGTTGAAGGGAGTAGCACTATCACTACCATGGAACTGACACCTGACGGTGACCTGCATTGTTGCGTCACCATGCCTGCTGTACAGGTTGGGACCGTTGGCGGCGGCACCGGTATCGCTACCCAGCGCGAGTGCCTCCAGATCCTGGGTGTCGCCGGGGCCGGTGAGCCGCCCGGTACGAATGCTAAAAAACTTGCCGAAATAATCGGGGTGGCTGTACTGGCAGGTGAGATCTCACTCATAGGTGCCCAATCGGCCGGACACCTGGCAAGGGCACATAAACAACTGGGGCGAAAATAATGAACGAGGAAAAACGAAACCACACCCTCATAGACCAGAAATGCCCGACGTGCGGAAGCTGGATGAAATCGATGGTAGAAACCAGTCCCAGGGGTATGAAGGTAATAACCTATCGATGCGATGAGTGCGGTTTGAACTACAGGGTAGACGGATAAGCATATCAGGTTGAATAAACCTGACCGGGAACTGTCAGGTTCATTTTTTAATGATAATTATATTAATGAAGACTGTAATTATCATATATTATT
Coding sequences:
- the hmgA gene encoding hydroxymethylglutaryl-CoA reductase (NADPH), producing MRLDSDIQKEEIIGKVVSGQLKLHAIDKLVGPVEGVAVRREAITRMTGTDAKSLGSFSIDAAEVVGRNIENMIGAIQLPLGIAGPVTIRGEYATGNFYLPLATSEGALVASTNRGCTVISACGGATVRIFKDGMTRAPVFSARNVVHAREFVDWLAGHFETMKAKAAQTTRFGELMDATPFVVGTDVHLRLRFDTKDAMGMNMATIASEAVSNYITEQFGIGLVSLSGNMCTDKKPSAINTILGRGKTVVAEVVIPEDVVDAKLKTTGRSMAEVNYKKNLLGSARAGSMGYNAHAANIVAALYLACGQDAAHVVEGSSTITTMELTPDGDLHCCVTMPAVQVGTVGGGTGIATQRECLQILGVAGAGEPPGTNAKKLAEIIGVAVLAGEISLIGAQSAGHLARAHKQLGRK